CGGCCGACGAGATAAGCACCCGCCAGGAGATACCGGAGCGCTACCTGGAACAGATACTCCTCTCGCTGCGGCGTGCGGGATTCATCCACAGCCGCCGCGGTCCGGGAGGCGGCTACACCCTCGTCCGCCAGCCCGACGAGGTGAATGTGGCCGACGTCATCCGGACCCTCGACGGTCACCTGGCGCCCGTGGCCTGCGCCAGCGAGACGGCGTACCAGGCCTGCACCCGCGAGGACACTTGCGGCCTGCGCTGGCTCTGGCAGACGGTGCGCCAGGACCTGGCCACCCGGCTTGAAGCCACCACTTTCGCCGACCTCTTGAAGCGCGAGACGGGTTGATCCCGACCGCTCGGGCTCGACCGTTCCCCGCCGGAGGAGAAGGAGACAAGGGGTTTCGCTAGAGGCGTAGCTCGCTTCGCTCGGTTAAACCCCTTGCCCCCAAAATTAGGCTAAAAATCTTCCCCTGGTTTTGGGGCCGCCGACCGAATCCGGTCCGGCCCTTTTTTACGCCCCGGTCGGACGGCGGGAACCGCCGGCCCCACCAGCGGAGGCGTAATGGGCGCCCTCCCTTGACCGCCGCCTTGTATTCCATCTACAATAATAAAAAACCTCTAAACCTTGCGGAAGTGAACCTTGGCGAACACGGACACCCTCCAGTGGGGCGCCACTCCTCTCTCGGTCGAAACCCGGGAGCTCTACTCCGACGGGCGGGAGGGCGACTTTGAAATCGTCCCCGAAGAACCCGTCCTACCCCGATGGCGCACGTTGAAACACTGGCTGAAAATCGTCGGTTTCTCCCCGGTCGAGCGCGCCGAGCGCTACGACCGCTTCTCGTTGGGCGGTATGACTCTCGCGCTGACCAAGGACGGCCGTTTCATCCTCGAGGGGGTCAGGCCCCCGACGATCCCCACCGCCCTGGCCCTCGCGCAGCTCTTTCTATACTGCGACCGGGTGGCCGATCGCCGGCAGTCCGAAGACGCCGAAGCAGAAAGCGGATAAGATGGCTCTACAAGGCACGCTGGCGGAGCTTCCTCTCCTCGACCTCCTGGAGATTTTCAGCCGGTACTACCGCTCCGGCTGGTTGAGCGTGGAGAGCACCAAGGGGCAAACGGAGATATACATTGACGCGGGACGGATCATCTACGCCGAGAGCGAGGCCGACCGGGAGCCGCTGGGGAAGATACTCCTCGGGCGCGGCCTTCTGACCCAGGAGCGGCTCGACGAGGTCCTCCACAGCCAAAAACGAAGCG
Above is a genomic segment from bacterium containing:
- a CDS encoding Rrf2 family transcriptional regulator: MHVSTRSEYGCRAMLELARNHGLGRLSADEISTRQEIPERYLEQILLSLRRAGFIHSRRGPGGGYTLVRQPDEVNVADVIRTLDGHLAPVACASETAYQACTREDTCGLRWLWQTVRQDLATRLEATTFADLLKRETG
- a CDS encoding DUF4388 domain-containing protein codes for the protein MALQGTLAELPLLDLLEIFSRYYRSGWLSVESTKGQTEIYIDAGRIIYAESEADREPLGKILLGRGLLTQERLDEVLHSQKRSEPSEASYAPGEPSYAPGDPSYAPGKPSNAPANSQG